One Prunus dulcis chromosome 8, ALMONDv2, whole genome shotgun sequence DNA window includes the following coding sequences:
- the LOC117637089 gene encoding uncharacterized protein LOC117637089 — MLCCERKDISMVYGTLRWAIWMIFSCFISSSSRREVPRKILYCFGSAEVLVALLLLPWYTTVQIANVIFLDQPVGTGYSYAKSWEEYRAGDTLSCTQTYEFLRKVKIWHSIDYHRNLTKKNLRALVYRYTD; from the exons ATGCTTTGCTGTGAACGAAAGGATATTTCTATGGTATATG gTACGTTGCGGTGGGCAATTTGGATGATATTCAGttgttttatttcttcatCGAGTCGGAGAGAAGTCCCAAGGAAGATCCTTTACTGCTTTGGCTCAGCGGAGGTCCTGGTTGCTCTTCTTTTACTGCCATGGTATACAACAGTACAG ATTGCCAACGTAATATTTTTGGATCAACCTGTTGGTACTGGATATTCCTATGCAAAAAGTTGGGAAGAATACCGGGCTGGTGATACATTGTCATGTACTCAGACCTATGAATTTCTAAGGAAGGTGAAAATTTGGCATAGTATTGACTATCATCGAAATCTCACCAAGAAAAACCTTAGAGCACTGGTTTACAGGTACACTGATTaa